One Streptomyces mobaraensis NBRC 13819 = DSM 40847 DNA segment encodes these proteins:
- a CDS encoding ABC transporter permease — protein sequence MWVRSTMTYRASFVLMTIGNCVAGGLDFLAILLMFSHIDALGGFTLPEVALLYGATCTSFGLADLILGNAERVGQRVRDGTFDTLLVRPVPVLAQVAADRFALRRLGRTSQGLVVLGWGAASADVAWTPLKALFLLVTVVAGTAIFCAVFLAGAAFQFWAADASEVANSFTYGGVTLLQYPPTVFAQDLVRGVTFVVPLAFVNWLPVLRLLGRDDPLHLPGWVSLCGPLVAVLLLMLTGLVWRAGLRSYRSTGS from the coding sequence ATGTGGGTGCGTTCGACGATGACGTACCGCGCGTCCTTCGTCCTCATGACGATCGGCAACTGCGTGGCGGGCGGCCTGGACTTCCTCGCCATCCTGCTGATGTTTTCGCACATCGACGCCCTGGGCGGCTTCACCCTCCCCGAGGTCGCGCTGCTCTACGGCGCCACCTGCACCTCCTTCGGCCTCGCTGACCTGATCCTGGGCAACGCGGAACGCGTGGGGCAGCGGGTGCGCGACGGCACGTTCGACACCCTGCTGGTGCGCCCGGTGCCCGTCCTCGCCCAGGTGGCCGCCGACCGCTTCGCCCTCCGCCGGCTGGGCCGGACCAGCCAGGGGCTGGTGGTGCTGGGCTGGGGCGCCGCCTCGGCGGACGTGGCCTGGACGCCGCTCAAGGCGCTGTTCCTGCTGGTGACCGTGGTCGCCGGGACGGCGATCTTCTGCGCCGTCTTCCTGGCCGGGGCGGCGTTCCAGTTCTGGGCGGCCGACGCCTCGGAGGTGGCCAACTCCTTCACGTACGGCGGCGTCACGCTGCTCCAGTACCCGCCGACGGTCTTCGCCCAGGACCTGGTGCGCGGCGTGACGTTCGTCGTCCCGCTCGCCTTCGTCAACTGGCTGCCCGTACTGCGGCTGCTGGGCCGGGACGACCCGCTGCACCTGCCCGGATGGGTGTCGCTCTGCGGGCCGCTGGTGGCGGTGCTACTGCTCATGCTCACGGGGTTGGTGTGGCGGGCGGGCCTGAGGAGCTATCGGAGCACAGGGAGTTGA
- a CDS encoding ABC transporter permease encodes MRLYAAVAVSGFRRHATYRMATAAGVFTNTVFGFILAYTFIALWDERPHLGGYDRGQALTFVWVGQALLAAVSLLGGGFEQELQTRIRNGDIAIDLYRPADLQLWWLSADLGRAAFQLLGRGVVPLTAGALCFELTLPGDPLRWLLFLCAVTLAVVVGFALRFLLALCAFWLLDGDGVIMIGQLLCVFFSGTLLPLTVFPGAFADVAQALPWSAVLQVPVDVLIGRYAGAGLAGALGFQAGWAAVLLALGRLTQARATRKAVVQGG; translated from the coding sequence ATGCGGCTGTACGCCGCCGTCGCGGTGAGCGGCTTCCGGCGCCACGCCACGTACCGGATGGCCACCGCGGCCGGGGTGTTCACCAATACGGTCTTCGGATTCATCCTCGCCTACACCTTCATCGCCCTCTGGGACGAGCGCCCGCACCTGGGCGGCTACGACCGGGGGCAGGCCCTCACCTTCGTCTGGGTCGGCCAGGCCCTGCTGGCGGCGGTCTCGCTGCTCGGCGGCGGATTCGAGCAGGAGTTGCAGACGCGCATCCGCAACGGCGACATCGCGATCGACCTCTACCGGCCCGCCGACCTCCAGCTGTGGTGGCTCTCCGCCGACCTGGGCCGGGCCGCCTTCCAGCTGCTGGGCCGCGGGGTGGTGCCGCTGACGGCGGGCGCTCTCTGCTTCGAACTCACGCTCCCCGGCGACCCGTTGCGCTGGCTGCTGTTCCTGTGCGCCGTCACGCTGGCCGTCGTGGTCGGCTTCGCGCTGCGCTTCCTGCTGGCGCTGTGCGCCTTCTGGCTGCTCGACGGCGACGGCGTCATCATGATCGGCCAACTGCTGTGCGTCTTCTTCTCGGGCACACTGCTGCCGCTCACCGTCTTCCCCGGCGCCTTCGCCGACGTGGCGCAGGCCCTGCCGTGGTCCGCCGTCCTCCAGGTGCCGGTGGACGTGCTGATCGGCCGGTACGCGGGGGCGGGCCTGGCGGGCGCGCTCGGCTTCCAGGCCGGCTGGGCGGCGGTGCTGCTGGCCCTGGGCCGGCTGACCCAGGCGCGGGCCACCCGGAAGGCGGTGGTCCAGGGTGGCTGA
- a CDS encoding transglycosylase domain-containing protein, producing the protein MSDEQSQHRTRARGDDPPGWAPRGDAARPRKRTGWRRLLPTWRMVLGGFLLVVLLLAGGLIAGYTLVDIPAANKAATAESNVFLYADGTQLARDGEVNRESVPLSRIPKAVQHAVLAAEDRDFYGESAVNPEAMVRAAWNTVTGKGKQSGSTITQQYVKNYYLGQEQTISRKVKEFFIAIKLDRESGKDDILEGYLNTSYFGRNAYGIQAAAQAYYGKDSDKLDVAQGAYLATLLNAPSAYDVGAHPENKPRAVARWNYVLDGMVKKKWLTREQRAAVRFPAPGKSKPRLGMSGQRGYLVEAVKDYLTGNKIVDEQTLAAGGYRITTTIDRKKQKAFADAVQSQLMDELSDSRKTDSYVRAGGASIEPRTGRIVALYGGIDYTRQYVNNATRRDYQVGSTFKPFVFTSAVQNDSTTQQGRPITPFTVYDGTNKRPVQGPDGPVGYAPANEDDRSYGPITVTKATDLSVNAVYAQMAEDVGPSRVKATAVSLGIPEKTPDLTASPSIALGPATASVLDMTQAYATLANHGRHGPYTLVEKATKGGENLQLPDRQERKQAVPREAADTTTAVLRSVVESPGGTGAAARAAGRPAAGKTGTAEEDKAAWFAGYTPDLATVVAVMGQDSESGEQKPLYGATGLPRINGGGYPAQIWATYTADALEGTPAHDFDLEVQQGAESPPPEPPTTSAPPPSSSPPPATSAPPRRPTATAPPSRPVRPSFPTEPPEPTGPPSLPIITLGPNPGREARTSEHDLLGYDY; encoded by the coding sequence ATGAGCGACGAGCAGTCACAGCACCGCACCCGTGCCAGGGGTGACGACCCGCCGGGCTGGGCGCCGAGAGGCGACGCCGCCCGGCCCCGCAAGCGCACCGGCTGGCGACGGCTGCTGCCCACGTGGCGCATGGTGCTCGGCGGGTTCCTGCTGGTCGTCCTCCTCCTCGCGGGCGGCCTGATCGCCGGGTACACGCTGGTCGACATCCCGGCCGCCAACAAGGCGGCGACCGCCGAGAGCAACGTCTTCCTGTACGCGGACGGCACCCAGCTCGCCCGCGACGGGGAGGTCAACCGGGAGAGCGTGCCCCTCAGCCGCATCCCCAAGGCCGTCCAGCACGCGGTGCTCGCCGCCGAGGACCGCGACTTCTACGGCGAGTCCGCGGTCAACCCCGAGGCGATGGTCCGCGCGGCGTGGAACACCGTCACCGGCAAGGGCAAGCAGTCGGGCTCCACGATCACCCAGCAGTACGTGAAGAACTACTACCTGGGCCAGGAACAGACCATCAGCCGCAAGGTGAAGGAGTTCTTCATCGCCATCAAGCTGGACCGCGAGTCCGGCAAGGACGACATCCTGGAGGGCTACCTCAACACCAGCTACTTCGGGCGCAACGCCTACGGCATCCAGGCCGCCGCCCAGGCGTACTACGGCAAGGACTCCGACAAGCTGGACGTCGCGCAGGGCGCCTACCTCGCCACCCTGCTCAACGCGCCGAGCGCGTACGACGTCGGCGCCCACCCGGAGAACAAGCCCCGGGCCGTGGCCCGCTGGAACTACGTCCTCGACGGCATGGTCAAGAAGAAGTGGCTGACCCGCGAGCAGCGGGCCGCCGTGCGGTTCCCGGCACCGGGCAAGAGCAAGCCGCGGCTCGGCATGTCCGGCCAGCGCGGCTACCTGGTGGAGGCGGTCAAGGACTACCTCACCGGCAACAAGATCGTCGACGAGCAGACGCTGGCCGCCGGCGGCTACCGCATCACCACCACCATCGACCGCAAGAAGCAGAAGGCGTTCGCCGACGCGGTGCAGTCCCAGCTGATGGACGAGCTCAGCGACTCCCGCAAGACCGACTCCTACGTCCGCGCCGGGGGCGCCTCCATCGAACCGCGCACGGGCCGGATCGTCGCCCTCTACGGCGGCATCGACTACACCCGGCAGTACGTCAACAACGCCACCCGCCGCGACTACCAGGTCGGCTCCACCTTCAAGCCGTTCGTCTTCACCTCGGCCGTGCAGAACGACTCCACCACCCAGCAGGGCCGGCCCATCACCCCGTTCACGGTGTACGACGGCACGAACAAGCGGCCGGTGCAGGGCCCGGACGGGCCCGTCGGCTACGCCCCCGCGAACGAGGACGACCGCAGCTACGGGCCGATCACCGTCACCAAGGCCACCGACCTGTCGGTGAACGCCGTCTACGCGCAGATGGCCGAGGACGTCGGCCCGTCGCGGGTGAAGGCGACCGCCGTCTCCCTCGGCATCCCCGAGAAGACACCCGACCTGACCGCGTCCCCCTCGATCGCCCTCGGGCCGGCCACCGCCAGCGTCCTGGACATGACGCAGGCGTACGCCACCCTCGCCAACCACGGGCGGCACGGCCCGTACACGCTGGTGGAGAAGGCCACCAAGGGCGGCGAGAACCTTCAACTGCCCGACCGGCAGGAGCGGAAGCAGGCCGTCCCCCGAGAGGCCGCCGACACCACCACCGCCGTGCTGCGGAGCGTGGTCGAGAGCCCCGGCGGGACCGGCGCCGCCGCGCGCGCCGCCGGGCGGCCGGCGGCCGGCAAGACCGGCACCGCGGAGGAGGACAAGGCCGCCTGGTTCGCGGGCTACACCCCCGACCTGGCCACCGTCGTCGCCGTCATGGGCCAGGACTCCGAGAGCGGCGAGCAGAAGCCGCTGTACGGCGCCACCGGGCTGCCGCGCATCAACGGCGGCGGCTACCCGGCACAGATCTGGGCCACGTACACCGCCGACGCGCTGGAGGGCACGCCCGCGCACGACTTCGACCTGGAGGTCCAGCAGGGCGCCGAGAGCCCGCCCCCGGAGCCGCCCACCACCTCCGCGCC